The genomic DNA CCGGACGGCCCGCTGATATTAATATTTCCCGAGACAAAAAAGCCTTCTTTAAGCGGTGCTCCGAGTTTTGCCTGCACTGCCTCACTCTGTTTTGATATCTGTAAGGCTCCCTGATAAGGCTCCGATGATTTCATCGTCCCGAAAACAAACACAGCGATCAGTCCGATAAAAACGGCGAGACAACCCACCATCCCGAGTACCACAGCGGGAATGAACCACTTCCAATTCCGTTCTATCCAAGAAGGTTCTTTTGTCGGCATGACAAGGGGTGGTGTTTGGGAATTCATCTCTCGTTTATATGATGATACCACCGCCCTGCAAGCCGTAATCCCGATAATTAATCACAAATCCAATCCCCCGCTGATGAAGCATCCTCTGTCAGCGGCTAAATCAGACGGCTTTTCCAGTATCCGGGTTACTGCCAAGAAACGTCTCTAAAATCGTCACACCATTCGGAAAGGAATTTTTCTAATGGATGCCCATCAGCTAGGAATAGAATATTCTCGGATCGTGTTTTATGGGGGTGTGGGATGATCAGGCGGGCAAAACAATCCCGTTCAATTAACGGGCGGTAGAGTGACTTAATTTCCTTCATTACCATCCTCCTGGAGACAAAGGCTTTATATCCCTTGTTTCTGAGAAACTGTATTGATTCCTCATTTGATGGTGGTATTTCAATAAAAATGGCTGTGACTTGATCAGGGGTAAGTTTATCACCGGCGGAGGATAATACCTCAAAATCTGGTCCGTCCACATCCACTTTAAGGAAATCAATACGACCTTGGAACGATTCAATGACCGCTTTAAGAGTAATACAATCAGAGCCAGAAAATCGGTCGTCTGTATTTAGGGCGCAGGGTTTTCGTATTAATTGACAGTGCTTGGCTAATGCAGGATTACCGTCAAGGGATTGCTGGAGTATATCACACACCTCTTGCCGAGCCTCGATGAGGACCACATGAGCATTTTTGCGTCTAGACGCGAGAAAACCGATCAAACCTGTGTGAGCTCCGCAATCAATAAAATTAGCGTTTAGTGGAAGGTAATGATCAATATAGAACTGTAATGGCGCCTCTATTTCTTCATACGACCAAAATACTCTCTCATTATGCCTGAAATAGTCCAAATGAAGGTTAAGTCCTGGGTGTATTTCTAAGGGGGAAAGTTTGTCAGGGAAAAATGGCTTTAAAAAATTCTTAAAAGCCGATTTAGACTTAATAAATGGATATTTCTTAAATAAACGACGGGCAGTTTCAGTAGTGATTAAATTCATTGTTTAAGGATATAAAAAGGATTATATACAGAATGCTCTAATATCTGTCAATTAAACCGATCATTCAAACTGTTCGGCTTCTTGTAGTCAAAGGTCGTGGGACGGATGCGTCGCCCTTACAGGGCTCTGGTTATTTTTTGACGATAAACCCAGGGCGTTGCCCGTGGGCTGGTATGGTTCGCCCCGTTGGGGCTGGGGAGAGGAAAAGTTGGAACTTGAAAGGGGGGCGCGCGCCATCCACTGGTGAAGTGGGCTGGTATGGTTCGCCCCGTTGGGGCTGGGGAGAGGAAAAGTTGGAAGTTGAAAGGGGGGCGCGCGCCATCCACTGGTGAAGAAATCTGCGCTAATCTGTGGATAAATATCCCTCCGCTTGGCGATCTTGGCGTTTTGGCGGTTCAAAACTTCTGCGAGCGCTACTTCTTCCCGGCCGCATCGCGGAAGGGGCGGGTCAGCTCGAGCTTGAATTTATCGAGGATCCCGTTGACGAATTTTCCGGAGTCGGCCGTACTGAAACGTTTGGCGATTTCCACGGCCTCATTAATCGAGACGACCGGGGGAATATCATCGCGGTGAAGCATTTCAAAAATCGCTAGGCGCATGACATTTTTATCCACAGCGGCAATCCGGTGGAAATCCCAGTTCTGGGCATAAGCTTTGATTTTTGTATCAGACTCGTTACGGTGCTCAAAGGCCCCACGGATCAATCCGTCGGCAAATTCACGTGTCCTCTTGCTAGCTTCGGAATTCTCCGGTATCGCCCAAAAGTCTTCCACGGCTTTGTCCAGGTCAGCCTCTGCATTCATCTCATGCTGGTAAAGGAACTGGACTGCTTTTTCACGTGCATCTCGTCTGTAACCCATAAGTCCCCGACTTTCTAATCAATCCCCACAAATTGCGCTAGTCTTTAATGTGATTTCTTCACGATTGATTCCACGAGCGAATCAATCGTGGATTCCTCGGCCTGAATAAAGTCTGTGAATCCTTGGGCGCGCAATTTGCGCGAAGTTTCCGGGCCGATGGTGGCAAATTGCACTTTGGAATGGTCGACTTTGAGATCCAAGCGAAAATAATTCTCCACAGCGGAGCCACTGGCAAAAACTACCCAATCAGGAGCCTGCTCCACGAGCAATTTGCATGAACCATCCGGGTCCCCGGTTTCCGGGAGCGTCCGGTAAACCTCTAAGCTCACACAATCAATCCCCCGCGCAATCAATTCATTTGTCA from Verrucomicrobiota bacterium includes the following:
- a CDS encoding cytochrome c oxidase assembly factor Coa1 family protein, whose amino-acid sequence is MNSQTPPLVMPTKEPSWIERNWKWFIPAVVLGMVGCLAVFIGLIAVFVFGTMKSSEPYQGALQISKQSEAVQAKLGAPLKEGFFVSGNINISGPSGEASLEIPISGPKGSGIIYVEAKRQMGKWYYPRLIVEIKASGERIPLQP
- a CDS encoding FkbM family methyltransferase encodes the protein MNLITTETARRLFKKYPFIKSKSAFKNFLKPFFPDKLSPLEIHPGLNLHLDYFRHNERVFWSYEEIEAPLQFYIDHYLPLNANFIDCGAHTGLIGFLASRRKNAHVVLIEARQEVCDILQQSLDGNPALAKHCQLIRKPCALNTDDRFSGSDCITLKAVIESFQGRIDFLKVDVDGPDFEVLSSAGDKLTPDQVTAIFIEIPPSNEESIQFLRNKGYKAFVSRRMVMKEIKSLYRPLIERDCFARLIIPHPHKTRSENILFLADGHPLEKFLSEWCDDFRDVSWQ
- the nusB gene encoding transcription antitermination factor NusB, with the translated sequence MGYRRDAREKAVQFLYQHEMNAEADLDKAVEDFWAIPENSEASKRTREFADGLIRGAFEHRNESDTKIKAYAQNWDFHRIAAVDKNVMRLAIFEMLHRDDIPPVVSINEAVEIAKRFSTADSGKFVNGILDKFKLELTRPFRDAAGKK